In one Gemmatimonadota bacterium genomic region, the following are encoded:
- a CDS encoding multiubiquitin domain-containing protein produces the protein MSEENKQRGGEETVVAELKKEVTELKEEVEILEEIIDLEEWSKADKQPRRAKRYRIRIDKDYIVVEVHSMTGREILALVGKTPETHLLSQKFRGGRVEPIKSDQVVEFHRHQIERFQTLALDPTEG, from the coding sequence ATGAGCGAGGAAAATAAACAGCGCGGGGGTGAAGAGACCGTCGTCGCTGAACTCAAGAAAGAGGTCACAGAATTAAAGGAGGAAGTCGAAATCCTCGAGGAAATTATCGACCTTGAGGAGTGGTCCAAGGCGGACAAGCAGCCAAGGCGAGCCAAGCGTTACCGCATACGGATCGACAAGGATTATATCGTCGTCGAGGTCCACTCCATGACCGGGCGGGAGATCCTTGCCCTCGTCGGAAAGACTCCAGAAACACACCTGCTCTCACAGAAATTCCGAGGCGGTCGCGTCGAGCCCATCAAGTCCGATCAGGTAGTCGAGTTTCATCGTCATCAAATCGAACGTTTCCAAACTTTGGCGCTCGATCCGACAGAGGGATGA